From [Flavobacterium] thermophilum:
CTCTTCATCAAGCAGGTGCGGCGGAATCGAGCCGATGACGCCGATGACCGGCCCGTTGTCCGTGATGATTTGCACGCGCTGGGCGAGCAGCACTTGGTTCCACCAGCCGCCGAGCGTTTGAAAGCGGATCATGCCGTTGTCGGTGATCGCCGTCACCATAAACCCGACCTCATCCATATGACCGGCGACCATCACCGTCGGGCCGGTTTCGTCGCCGCGCTTGACGCCGAAAACGCTGCCGAGCCGGTCTTGCACCACTTCATCGGCATACTTCGCCAGCTCTTGGCGCATAAACTGGCGCACCGGATGTTCATAGCCCGGCGCCCCCGGCAGCTCGGTCAACGTCTGAAACAATTGGAGCGTTTCTTCATTCATCGCCTATCTTCCTTTCTGTTTTCAGTTCCTTTTCCCGTTCTGCTTACCTATTTCGCCAAAATCGGCTATACTAAACCGTATCAAGGCAAAAGGAGGACCGAACGCATGGCTTGGAAAAAATGGATCGTTGGCGCCGCAGTGGGCGCCGCCGCCATCTGCGCCGTCCGCGCCGCCGCAAAGCCGACGCTTCTCGCGCCGGAACAAGCGCTCGCGATGGCGAAACGCGCACTCGGCGGACCGCGCCCCATTCGCGGTTCATGGATTCAAGTTGCGCCGGAGCAGTATGAGAAAAACGGGTTGACGTACACTGTTTACCGCGGCGGCGTTTGCCGCGATGACGGGGACGCGGAATTTTTCGTCAACGCCTACACCGGCGCGGTCATCGAGGCCAAACCGTTATAGCGGCGGGCGGTTCCGCTTCACCGCCGCGGCGATCGCGCCGTCCGCCTGCCATTTCACCGCCCGGTAATAAGCGTCATGGTAAAACGTAAACCAGGCGTTTCGCTCCATGCCGTACGGGAGCCATCGCTGTTTGGCAAAAATGGAATCCATCGGGTAGTCGTCGTACGCCATCACCCAAAGCACGTTTTGATGGGCGTGCGTCCCGAGCAAATCGCCAAGATGAATCGCCATCTCCCCGTCTGATTCGATCACCACGATCGCATGGCCGGCGCTGTGGCCGCCGGTATGTATAAGGCGGATTCCCGGAACGACTTCGGTCTCTTTCGCAAACGGAACGACTTGTTCGGCGATCGGTTCCCAGTTTTCTTTCCAATACGTATTGCGCGAACGAATGTTCGGATTTCGCATCTCATCCCACTCAACATCCGACACGATGACCGCCGCCCGCGGAAACGCCGGCACGAGCCGCCCGTCTTCCCACACTGTCAAGCCGCACGCATGGTCAAAATGAAGATGCGTCATGATGACAATGTCAATGTCGCAGCGCGCAAGCCCAAGCGCGGCAAGCGACTCATCGAGCGACGATTCTTCGGTGACGCCGAAATTGCGCTTTTGTTTGTCGGTCAGCTTGCCGTTGCCGATGCCGGACTCAATGAGCAGCCGCTTGCCGCCCGCTTCAACCAAAATCGGGTCGGTGCGCAGCTCAATCTGGTTGTTGTCGTTTGGCGGATACTTTTTCGACCAAAGCGGCTTCGGAACGACGCCAAACATCGCCCCGCCGTCCAGGTGAGTGACGCCTCCGTTCAGCCACGTCAAGGTGATTTGCCCGATTTTCAGCTGTTCCATGTCCATCTCCCCCTTCCTTAGTGTACCATTTTCTTCATAATCGAGAAAGAAAAAAACCGCCCCGCCGTTCCGTTCTAAACCGATGGGGAAAACGGCGGTGTTCCGTGGGCGAACCGGTGCGGTTCAACATTTTTCTGTTTGAGCCGACGATCATATCGATGACCAAAAACGGGATGAAAATCGGTGCGGTTCAGCCTTTTTCCGTTTGAGCGCCGTCGTTCGTCCTTTCCGGCCAAAGCGGCTTGGCTGCGATTCGGCGTTTTTCCATATCCCCCGCCGCTGCAAGGCCGGAAGCGCTCACCCGCTTCGGCGTTCGCGAAATGGACCGGCACCGTTCTCCCCGATCGCGGCAGCGCATCGTCCGCCCCCCGCCGGCTGTTCGTAAAACAAAAAAGAGCCCCGCCTGTTGGGGCTCTTCCGTTTGCGGCTACGCCCGCCGCGGGCGCACCGCCTCGCAGCGGTAAATGCGGTTGCCTTTGGCGGAAAACTTCTCTTCGTATTCGGTCATCACATTGCCTTCCACACCGCTCCGATGCAAATCGAGCTGGACCGCCGCGAGCACAAAGCCGTATTGCGACAAGCTGACGAGCGAGTATTCAAAAAACGACTGGTTGTCCGTTTTCAAATGAATGTCGCCGTCTTCCGTCAAAATGCGCTCATAGAGCGCCAAGAAATCCCGGTATGTAAGCCGCCGCTTCTCGTGCCGCTTTTTCGGCCACGGATCGGAAAAATTCAAATAAATGCGGGAGACTTCCCCGTCGGCAAAAAATGCGCCGACGTCTTTCGCATTGGCATTGAGCAGCCGCACGTTCGGCAGCTCGCTCTCAATCAGCTTGTCCAGCGCCGATACGAGCACGCTCGGATACAGCTCGATGCCGATGAAATTGATATCGGGATGAAGCTTCGCCATTTCGGTGATAAATTTCCCTTTCCCCGTGCCGATTTCAATATGGATCGGCCGCTCGTTGCCGAACAGTTCGCGCCACCGCCCGCGCCTCGCTTCCGGGTCGGGAATGACGTAATGCGGATAAGCGGCGATTTTGTCTTTCGCCCACGGTTTGTTGCGCAAACGCATACGGACACCTCTGCCTCGTTGAATTTGTCAGTTTGACGATACCATAGTCGCGTCCAAAGACGCAAACGCCCGGGCATAAACGCAGCTGCGCCCGGGCATATTAACAACGTACAGCTTTGCTTGAAGGATGGTGATCGGCATGCCGCTCGACCATAACGACCAATTGACCGTGCTGAAAGATATTTTATCCGAACATCAGCTTGATTGCTGCGGAACCGTCTCCGAATGTGAACAAATTGAGCGGCTTGCAAAGTCGCTGCTTGCCAACAGCGAAGTGAACGCCCATGTCAAGCAAATTCTCCCGAACATTTACGCCTACGGCCAAGGCGGAAAATACAGCGCCGATTTAAGCGCCCACATTTCCGCGCATCAAAGCCAGCTCGCCGACTGGGTGAACGAGCTCTCCTGAACAGGGGGCGGCGCGAAACCGCCGCGCTTTGCGCTGCCGCTTCGGTGCATGTCAAAGCGGGTCGGACAAAACACGGTGCAAAAGTTGGAGCGACCGCTCCTTTTCTTTTTGCCAGTCCTTTCCCTTCGGCCAAAACAGCGAGTAAAGCGTATGGGCGATCGTATACCACTTCAGGCGGAGGCCAAGCTCCTCCGTCCACGCCACCCCGTACTCGCGCAGCCACGCTTCCCATTCGGCGCGCGGAATGTACAGATAAAGCAGCGTGCCGATGTCAATGGCCGGATCCGCAATGACCGCCCCGTCCCAATCGATCAAGTACAACGTGCCGTCATCGGCCAGTAGCCAATTGTTATGGTTGATGTCACAGTGGCAAACGACGTATTGATCAGCCGGCAGGAGCGAGACGCGCAACTCGAGCCAGCCGAGCGCTTCGGAAACAGCCGCCGCACCGAGCGGATGGCGCCGCTGCTGCTCGGCGAGCGCAGCGAACATCGCCTCAGGGTGCAGCGGCGTTTTGCCAAGCCGCTGAAGCATCGTCACGAGTTCTTTCGAGCCGTGAATTTTCTTCAGCAGCGCCGCCACCTGCCCGCTCTTCATTTCATGCGGCTTCAATTCCCGCCCGTTCAGCCATTGCTGGGCCGTAAACACATCGCCGTTTTCCAGCCGTTTCGTCCACACAAGCTTCGGGACGATGCCCTCGGCGGACAGCACGGCAAGAAACGGGGAAGAATTCCGTTTCAAAAACAGCTTCTTCCCCTCATATTCCGCAAAATACGCATCCCCTGTTGCACCGCCAGCCGGAGTGATCGCCCACTCCTTACCTAGTAACTGTTCCAAAGCATGTTCACCTGCGACTTAAAGTACAAATAAAAAGGACGGCCATCCCGCGTCCTGCTTCCGTCCATGTTACTTGTATTATACTGAAATACAGCCCCGGCATGCAAACATTTTTCTTGCCAAACAAACTTCCTAAAGCTCCCATCCTTCATCCGCCAAGGCGAAAAAACGGCGGGGCCGCTGTCATGCCGTCCGGCTTCATTTTCCGTTTTCCACATCCGCGGCCGCGCCCGTTTTGACGAGCACCCATGTGCCGATGCCGTCCGCGTCCAAAAAGCGGCGCACTTGCCGAAGAGGGACGGTCCCGCTTTGCTCTCCGTCGCATACAACGTGCCATTCCCCGTCATCCGGAAGGGCGATGACTACCCCAGTTTCCTCGTTATGGTGAATGACGACAATGTCCGTCCACGGTCCGTAAAGGGCGACATCGCGCAGCCAATAAGCGATGACCGATGGAGGGGTTGGTTCGAGAAACGTCAAATGGCGCTGCACATCGACTTCGGTCGCTAGGCGGAACGCGCCGTGCGCCCGACGGATAGCGATCAATCCTTGGATGTAGCGGACATCGTCTTCATAGCGGCTTTTCCGCTCCCAGTCAAGCCGATTGACCGCATCGGGCGACCGGTAGCTGTTTTCGTCGCCGCCTTTCGTCCGATAAAACTCTTGTCCGCTGTGCAAAAACGGGATGCCTTGCGCCAACAGAACGATTGCAGTCGCCAATTTTTGCCGTTTGCGACGAAGCCATTCCGGTTCATGGCCGTTGGCGGCCTCCATTTTGTCCCAAAATGTATGGTTGTCATGGCATTCGACATAGTTGACCGATTGAAGCGGATGGCAAAACAGACCGCCGAACGCCTCCAGGCTGCCGGCGATCGCCGTTTTGACCTGCTCGCGGCCGGCGGAGTCGCCAAGAGCGAACCCGCGGTCCGGCAAATAGAAGGTGCTGCCTTTGACCGCATCGCGGAACCGGTCATTGAAATAGGCAAGGCGCGGCAGCCGCTTGGCGTTCGCCATCGTCGCTTTTTGCTCCGGAGCGAGCGGCGTCGGCAAGTCCCAGCCTTCCCCATAGACGAGAATGGACGGGTCGATCGCATCGAGGGCGTCGCGCACCGACTTCATCGTTTCGATATCATGCACGCCCATCAAATCAAAACGAAACCCGTTTATGCCGTACTCTTTCGCCCAAAACACCACTGAATCGACAATCCAGCGGCGCGCCATCCGCCGCTCGGAGGCGATATCGTTGCCGACGCCGGTGCCGTTGGCCGGCCGGCCGTAGGCGTCATAGCGGAAGTAATAGCCGGGAACAAGCTTCTCAAGCGGCGACTGCTCCCGGTCGTACACATGGTTGTACACCGCGTCCATCACGACGCGCAAGCCGTTTTCCTGCAGCGCGCGGATCGCCTGCTTCAGCTCGACAATGCGCGCGTATGGGTCATGCGGATCGGTGGCATAGCTTCCTTCCGGCGCATATAGATGGAGCGGATTGTATCCCCAGTTGTAGGCCGCTTGTGGATCGCGCTCATCGACCCCGGCGAAATCGGCAAACGGCATGAGCTGGACATGGGTGACGCCCAGCTCCTTCAAATAGGAAAGCCCGGTGACGGTCCCGTTCGGCCCGCGCGTATGTTCCTCCGTCAGCCCGAGGTATTTTCCTTTCCAGACGGCGCCGCTGTCGGGATGGCTCGTAAAATCGCGGATGCTCAGCTCGTAAATGACGGCATCGGTCGGCGACGGGCATGGCGGAAGCGGCGGAGCGGGCTTGGCCAGCTTCGTTTTTTCCCAATCTACGATCACGCCATACTCTCCGTTGACCGAGACAGCGGTCGCATACGGGTCAACCGCCTCGCGCCAGACGCGGTTGATGCAGGCGACATACATATAGCGCGCCCGCTCCCAGTCCCCAGGGACGGCCGCCGACCAGACGCCGCGCTCCCCGCGCACAAGCGGCACATAGCGGACATCGCCATGGTCTGGATGGACGAGCTTGACGCTCACGGCAGTGGCCGTCGGCGCCCAAACGTGGAAGATCGTCTGCTCTTTCGCATACTCCACGCCAAGCTTTCCGTCGTAAAAAAACTGGTCATCAAACGCTTCCGTCCGCACCACCGCCCCGATTTGCACATCGGACTCCTCCCCGGAGCGGGCGCGAATCCAATGCGTCTCTCCAAATTGAAACGGCACCGAAAACCGGCACACATATTTGACCGCATCGCCCAAGTCCTCCTTTTGCTGCACCACAAGCGGGATGTCTTCTCCGCTGGGCGCCGTCATCACAAACGGCTCCATGTTGTCGAGGCAGCGCGCTTTCGGCACGATCACTGTTATTTGATCGATCTCGTCCAAATAGGCGGCAAACGTTCGGCTGATGTGAAGCATCGCAGTTCACCCCCTTTTTTTGCCTCCCGTTAGTACTATCATACGCAAAAGAAAAAGGGCGGTGCCAAAAAAACGGCCGGTCGCCCCATCGATGCACACATGATTCTATTGTTGCCACTCATCAGCGCCGCTATTCCCGTCATAACGGCGGCTCGAAAAGCTGATGCAATGCCTGAGCAGTGCTTCAGCCGCCTTCAGCTGCCCGTGCCGAAGCGGCAGGGCCGAGCCGCGCAGGCGGGAAAACCATGATTCATAGTTTCGCTTATCGATATAGCGGACAAATGGAAAGAGATGGCCACTGTCAATGTAGCCATAGCGGTTGACAACCGCCAGATGGATCGGCCACTCCACACCGTGCCGGCGGAAAATGTCCGAAACGATTCCTTCCGTCCGCCGCAGCGAGATAACCGGGTTGACCCGCTTCACTGTGTCCGCTCCGGCTCGTTCC
This genomic window contains:
- a CDS encoding Predicted small secreted protein; translation: MAWKKWIVGAAVGAAAICAVRAAAKPTLLAPEQALAMAKRALGGPRPIRGSWIQVAPEQYEKNGLTYTVYRGGVCRDDGDAEFFVNAYTGAVIEAKPL
- the ytnP gene encoding Metallo-beta-lactamase superfamily, coding for MEQLKIGQITLTWLNGGVTHLDGGAMFGVVPKPLWSKKYPPNDNNQIELRTDPILVEAGGKRLLIESGIGNGKLTDKQKRNFGVTEESSLDESLAALGLARCDIDIVIMTHLHFDHACGLTVWEDGRLVPAFPRAAVIVSDVEWDEMRNPNIRSRNTYWKENWEPIAEQVVPFAKETEVVPGIRLIHTGGHSAGHAIVVIESDGEMAIHLGDLLGTHAHQNVLWVMAYDDYPMDSIFAKQRWLPYGMERNAWFTFYHDAYYRAVKWQADGAIAAAVKRNRPPL
- the trmB gene encoding tRNA (guanine-N(7)-)-methyltransferase; the protein is MRLRNKPWAKDKIAAYPHYVIPDPEARRGRWRELFGNERPIHIEIGTGKGKFITEMAKLHPDINFIGIELYPSVLVSALDKLIESELPNVRLLNANAKDVGAFFADGEVSRIYLNFSDPWPKKRHEKRRLTYRDFLALYERILTEDGDIHLKTDNQSFFEYSLVSLSQYGFVLAAVQLDLHRSGVEGNVMTEYEEKFSAKGNRIYRCEAVRPRRA
- a CDS encoding CTP:phosphocholine cytidylyltransferase involved in choline phosphorylation for cell surface LPS epitopes — translated: MEQLLGKEWAITPAGGATGDAYFAEYEGKKLFLKRNSSPFLAVLSAEGIVPKLVWTKRLENGDVFTAQQWLNGRELKPHEMKSGQVAALLKKIHGSKELVTMLQRLGKTPLHPEAMFAALAEQQRRHPLGAAAVSEALGWLELRVSLLPADQYVVCHCDINHNNWLLADDGTLYLIDWDGAVIADPAIDIGTLLYLYIPRAEWEAWLREYGVAWTEELGLRLKWYTIAHTLYSLFWPKGKDWQKEKERSLQLLHRVLSDPL
- the amyX gene encoding Pullulanase, which translates into the protein MLHISRTFAAYLDEIDQITVIVPKARCLDNMEPFVMTAPSGEDIPLVVQQKEDLGDAVKYVCRFSVPFQFGETHWIRARSGEESDVQIGAVVRTEAFDDQFFYDGKLGVEYAKEQTIFHVWAPTATAVSVKLVHPDHGDVRYVPLVRGERGVWSAAVPGDWERARYMYVACINRVWREAVDPYATAVSVNGEYGVIVDWEKTKLAKPAPPLPPCPSPTDAVIYELSIRDFTSHPDSGAVWKGKYLGLTEEHTRGPNGTVTGLSYLKELGVTHVQLMPFADFAGVDERDPQAAYNWGYNPLHLYAPEGSYATDPHDPYARIVELKQAIRALQENGLRVVMDAVYNHVYDREQSPLEKLVPGYYFRYDAYGRPANGTGVGNDIASERRMARRWIVDSVVFWAKEYGINGFRFDLMGVHDIETMKSVRDALDAIDPSILVYGEGWDLPTPLAPEQKATMANAKRLPRLAYFNDRFRDAVKGSTFYLPDRGFALGDSAGREQVKTAIAGSLEAFGGLFCHPLQSVNYVECHDNHTFWDKMEAANGHEPEWLRRKRQKLATAIVLLAQGIPFLHSGQEFYRTKGGDENSYRSPDAVNRLDWERKSRYEDDVRYIQGLIAIRRAHGAFRLATEVDVQRHLTFLEPTPPSVIAYWLRDVALYGPWTDIVVIHHNEETGVVIALPDDGEWHVVCDGEQSGTVPLRQVRRFLDADGIGTWVLVKTGAAADVENGK